In Chloroflexota bacterium, the genomic window TGGCGCGTGGTCGCCGCCCGGCGCGGCGCGCCCCCCATCGACCCGGCGGCCGCCGCAAGGCCCCGCCGCCGTCTCCGGCCGCGCCCGCACCGGCGCCCGTGGCCCCTGAAGCCGCGCCGATGCGAACCGTCCCCCTGCCCGAGACGGCCACCATCGCGCAGATCGCCGAACGCGCCGAGGTTGAAAGCACCGACATCATCGTCGAGCTGCTCTCGCGCAACGTGCTGGCGACCATCAATGCCGCCATCGACCGGGATACGGCTCGGGCGGTATTGGCCAAGCTCGGCGTCGACGTCACCGACGAGGAGACCGCCGCCCCACCGGCGGCAGCCGAAGTCAAGGAAGCCGCGCCGGCCGACGACGAGGCGCCGGCGGGCGAGCCGCGGCCGCCGGTGGTGACGGTCATGGGTCACGTGGACCACGGCAAGACCACGTTGCTGGACGCCATCCGGCAGACGCAGGTCGCCCTGGGCGAGCACGGCGGGATCACGCAGAGCATCGGCGCCTATCAGGTGACGACCGGCGAGGGCGCCATCACGTTCATCGACACGCCGGGCCATGAAGCGTTCACCGCCATGCGGGCACGCGGCGCCGGGGTGACCGACATCGTGGTGGTGGTGGTGGCCGCCGATGACGGTGTGATGCCGCAGACGGTCGAAGCCATTGGACACGCCAGGGCCGCCGGAGTGCCGATGATCATGGCGGTCAACAAGATCGACCTGCCGACGGCCAACCCGGAGCGCGCCTACCAGCAGCTGACCGAGCATGAAGTGGTGGTGGAGGCCTACGGTGGGGACGTCGTGGCGGTGCCGCTGTCGGCCGAGCAAGGCGACGGCATCGACGAGCTGCTGGAATACATCAATCTGACGGCGCAACTCGAGGAGCTGCGGGCGCCCGTGGACGGACCGGCGGTGGCGACCGTGATCGAGACGCGGCTCGACCGCAGCCAGGGGCCCATTGCCAGCGCCATCGTCACGAGCGGAACGCTGAGCGTCGGCGACCAGGTGCAGGTGGGGAACGTCGAAGGTCGCGTGCGCGCGCTGTTCGACCACCACGGCGAGCGGCTCAAGCAAGCCGGTCCGTCGACGCCGGTGCAGGTGGTCGGCCTGGAATCAACCCCCGCCGCCGGCGATCAGTTGCGGGTGGCGAAGCGGAGCAAGCGACGCCGGCGCGCCGAGCGATCGGCGGCGCAGCGCGGCGGCGGCGAGCAGGCGATCCGTCTGAGCCTGGAGCAACTGGCGGCGCAGATGACCGCGGGCCAGCTCCACCAGCTGAGCGTGGTGGTGAAGGCCAGCACGGACGGCGCGGCGGCCGCGGTGGTGAAATCGCTGGCCGACGTCGGCGAGGCTCGCACCCGGGCCGTGGTGATCTACGAGGGCGTGGGGACCATCACGGAATCGGACGTGAATCTGGCCGCCGCCGCCGAGGGCATCGTGGTTGGATTCGACGTGCGGATCGACCCGGCCGCCCGCGCCGAGGCCGATCGCCAGGGCGTGGACGTGCGGGTCTACTTCACGATCTACGAGCTGATCGATGAGGTCGACGCCGCCCTGCGAGGAATGCTGGAGCCAGAGGAATTCGAGGTGGTCGACGGACGGCTCGAGATTCGCGGCGAATTCCGCAGCGAACGCACGCTGCAGATCGTCGGCGGCATGGTGCTGACGGGACGCATCTACCGGGGCGCCGACGTGCGCATCCTCCGGCGCGGCGAAGAAATCGGCCAGGGCCGGATTGGTACCGTGCGGCGGTTTGCCGATGCGGTGGAGGAAGTGCGCGAAGGATTTGACTGCGGGCTGGGCGTTCAGACGACGACGAACATCGAGCTTGCGGACATCATCGAGGTCTTCCACACCGAGACCCGTCAACCCTGATCGCCGGAGCCGCTCGAATGCCCACGCGCCGCCCCGAGCGCATCGCCTCCCAGATTGCCCGCGAAGCCAGCGAGATCGTCCGGTTCACGCTCGGCGACCCGAGTATCCGGCTCGCCTCGGTCAATCGCGCACTGGTGAGCCCCGATCTTCGCCGCGCAACCATCTTTGTCACGGTGCTTGGCGACGCGGAACAGTGCGAGGAGTCGCTGGCGGCGCTGGAGCGAGCCGAAGGCGTCGTGCGGCGCGAGCTGAGCGCGCGCCTGCGGCTGCGATTCACACCCGAGATCAGGTTCCAGCTCGACCCGGCCATGGTGACGGAAGAGCGCCTGCGCCAGTTGCTGGATGAGGAGCGCGAGGACTCGAATCCCGGCGCGAGCCTCCCCGCCGAGCGGTCCGAGTGAGCGCCGGTCCCCAACGCACGGCGCACCTCCGGGACTGACGCCTTGTGTCCGCGCCGGTTGACGTTCCGAGCGGATTCCTCGTAACGGCCAAGCCAATCGGGGCGCGTTCGACGGCGTTGGTGCAGGCAGCGCGCGGCTGCCTGGGCCGGCGCAAGGTGGGCCATTGCGGCACGCTGGACCCCCTGGCCGCGGGCGTGTTGCCCCTGGCGATCGGCCACGCCACGCGGCTCAGCGAATACGTGCTGCGCGCGCCCAAGACCTACATTGCGGCCGTGGTCTTTGGCGTGCAAACCACCACGGACGATCTGGAAGGCGCCGTGATGGGCTCATTGCGATCATCCCCGGAACCGGCGGAGGTCCTCGGCGTACTGCCGAAGTTCGTCGGCACCCTGTGCCAGCGCCCGCCGGCGGCGTCGGCGGTGCAAGTTGACGGACGGCGGGCCTACGCGCGGTCGCGGGCGGGAGAGGATTTCACGCTCCCCGAGCGGGAGGTCGAGGTGCACGCGATCGCCGCTGTGGCACAGGCCATGGTCACGCTCGCGGTGTGCGACGACCGCCTGCTGCTGGATGGCAACGGGCCCGGCCAACCGGCGCTGGTCGTCGCCCTTGAAGTGCGGTGCGGCCGAGGGACGTTCATCCGCAGCCTGGCCCGCGATATCGGCGAGACACTTGGCTGCGGCGCGTCGTTGCTGGCGCTGGTGCGCACCGCGGTCGGCCCGTTTACCCTGGCCGACGCCATCGGCCTGGCGGCCTTGCGCCGGGCGTCGCCGGCGGAGGTCGCGGAACTGGTGCATGCACCGGATGCGGTCCTGGACGAAGTGCCCGCATGCCTGCTCGCGGCAGAGGACCGGGGCGATTTCGTGAACGGACGCCGCCTGAGATTTCGGGCCGCGCAATCGGGTCTGCATCGCTTCTACGATGCCGACGGCGCGTTTCTGGGAGTCGCGGAGCATGCCGGCGGCGAATGGCGGAAGCTCCGCGTGATGCAGGCGGCGGCATGAACCTGCCAGCAGCGATCGGCGGCTGCCCGGTATACACGGAGCTTGGCGCTCTCGGCGCGGACGAGCCGACGGCGCTCACGCTGGGCCGTTTCGACGGCGTGCACGAGGGCCACCGCGCCCTGCTGCGCGCCACGCTGGCCGCGGCGCGAGAGACGCCCGGAACCCGTGCCGTGGCGGTCACCCTGTGGCCGCCGCCAGAGTGGCTGCTGCGCCCGGCGGATCCTCGCGCGTTGCTCACGACGCTGCACGATCGGCTGGCGCTTCTGGCGGCCGCCGGCGTCGACGCCATCGTCGTGCTCACCTTCGATCTAGAATTCGCCCAACAAAGCCCGCGCGAATTTCTGAGCCGGCTGCGAGACGAGGCGGGCATGCGTCACCTGATATCGGGCCCGAATGCCCGGATCGGCAAGGGCGGCGCCGGCACGCCCCCGGTGCTGCGGTCGCTGAGCCGCGAGTTGGACTTCCACTTCCGGGAAATCGTTTGGCACGGTCCGGCCGGAACCAATCGCAGCTCAACCATTCGGGCCGCGCTGGCCCGCGGCGACATTGCCGCCGCGAACGGCGGATTGGGCCGAACCTACAGTCTCGAGGGCGTCGTGGTGCGCGGCGCGGGCGAGGGTCGGGCGCTGGGCTTCGCCACCGCGAATGTCTCGCATGCCGACTGGCTGTGCGTGCCGGGAGACGGGGTGTATGCGGGCCTGAGCGTGGCCGATGGATCCCAGCCGTTGCGCGCCGCCATCAGCATCGGCACACGTCCCACGTATGGCGAGCATCCACGAGTGGTGGAGGCTCACGTGCTGGACGCCGCGGGCGACTTCTACGACCGGCCGATGCGGCTGTTCTTCGTCTCGCGCCTGCGTCCGCAGCGCACGTTCGACGACACCGGGCAACTGGCGGAGGCGATCTCCGAGGACATTGCGGCTGTGCGCGCCGCTCGCCTGCCCTCGGCGGCGACCCTGGCGCCGTTTGTCCCGCAATAGCGCCGGCGCCGCGCCGGACCCGATCGTCCGGGTCGGCGATGTTCACAGCCAGCCGCGAGCCGTACCGACATCGGCAGCCGCTGTGCCAACATAGAAACTTGATGGTGGCTTGGTTCACTTGCGGAATCCAGTCCTCGAGTGCCCCGCCGACGGCTTCGCACAAATCACGAAAAGGACGACGCGTGGGTGATCAGTCCCGATCAAGCACCGGCAGCCCAAGAGCGGCATCGGCGCCTCGTGACCCCGCTGCGCTGAAGCGCCGGTATCTCTCGGCCATCGACATCTTTCGCGATTTGTCGCCCCAGCAGCTCAACGATGTCCACCAGATCTTTCGGATGACCAGCGTGCCGAAGGGCCGCATCGTCTTCCAGCCCGACGAGACCGGCGAGGGAATGTTCATCCTCAAGTCCGGCGGGGTGCAGGTCTACCGCATCTCACCGGAGGGCAAACGGTTCGTGGTGTCGACGGTGGAACCGGGGGCGTTCTTCGGCGAGATGGCGTTCCTGGGGCAGTCAATGTATGGCTCGTTCGCCGAAACGACCGAGGCGTCCGTGCTCTGCGCGATGAGTCGCTACGACATCGAGCAGCTCATGCAGCGCTATCCGACGGTTGCGGTGCGGATGATGCAGGCGCTCTCCCAACGGCTGAGTGAAACGGAGACGCAACTCGAGGACCTGGCGCTCAAGTCGCTGGCCGCCAGATTGGCCACCTTCATCCTGCGGCACACCGGCGACGACGACCGGCAGATGCTGGGGCTGACGCACAACGACCTGGCCGAGCGCGTGGGCACGTCCCGTGAGACGGCCACCCAGGCGCTGAATGAACTGAAGGCGGACGGGCTG contains:
- the infB gene encoding translation initiation factor IF-2, with translation MRTVPLPETATIAQIAERAEVESTDIIVELLSRNVLATINAAIDRDTARAVLAKLGVDVTDEETAAPPAAAEVKEAAPADDEAPAGEPRPPVVTVMGHVDHGKTTLLDAIRQTQVALGEHGGITQSIGAYQVTTGEGAITFIDTPGHEAFTAMRARGAGVTDIVVVVVAADDGVMPQTVEAIGHARAAGVPMIMAVNKIDLPTANPERAYQQLTEHEVVVEAYGGDVVAVPLSAEQGDGIDELLEYINLTAQLEELRAPVDGPAVATVIETRLDRSQGPIASAIVTSGTLSVGDQVQVGNVEGRVRALFDHHGERLKQAGPSTPVQVVGLESTPAAGDQLRVAKRSKRRRRAERSAAQRGGGEQAIRLSLEQLAAQMTAGQLHQLSVVVKASTDGAAAAVVKSLADVGEARTRAVVIYEGVGTITESDVNLAAAAEGIVVGFDVRIDPAARAEADRQGVDVRVYFTIYELIDEVDAALRGMLEPEEFEVVDGRLEIRGEFRSERTLQIVGGMVLTGRIYRGADVRILRRGEEIGQGRIGTVRRFADAVEEVREGFDCGLGVQTTTNIELADIIEVFHTETRQP
- the rbfA gene encoding 30S ribosome-binding factor RbfA, whose product is MPTRRPERIASQIAREASEIVRFTLGDPSIRLASVNRALVSPDLRRATIFVTVLGDAEQCEESLAALERAEGVVRRELSARLRLRFTPEIRFQLDPAMVTEERLRQLLDEEREDSNPGASLPAERSE
- the truB gene encoding tRNA pseudouridine(55) synthase TruB, producing the protein MSAPVDVPSGFLVTAKPIGARSTALVQAARGCLGRRKVGHCGTLDPLAAGVLPLAIGHATRLSEYVLRAPKTYIAAVVFGVQTTTDDLEGAVMGSLRSSPEPAEVLGVLPKFVGTLCQRPPAASAVQVDGRRAYARSRAGEDFTLPEREVEVHAIAAVAQAMVTLAVCDDRLLLDGNGPGQPALVVALEVRCGRGTFIRSLARDIGETLGCGASLLALVRTAVGPFTLADAIGLAALRRASPAEVAELVHAPDAVLDEVPACLLAAEDRGDFVNGRRLRFRAAQSGLHRFYDADGAFLGVAEHAGGEWRKLRVMQAAA
- a CDS encoding bifunctional riboflavin kinase/FAD synthetase, yielding MNLPAAIGGCPVYTELGALGADEPTALTLGRFDGVHEGHRALLRATLAAARETPGTRAVAVTLWPPPEWLLRPADPRALLTTLHDRLALLAAAGVDAIVVLTFDLEFAQQSPREFLSRLRDEAGMRHLISGPNARIGKGGAGTPPVLRSLSRELDFHFREIVWHGPAGTNRSSTIRAALARGDIAAANGGLGRTYSLEGVVVRGAGEGRALGFATANVSHADWLCVPGDGVYAGLSVADGSQPLRAAISIGTRPTYGEHPRVVEAHVLDAAGDFYDRPMRLFFVSRLRPQRTFDDTGQLAEAISEDIAAVRAARLPSAATLAPFVPQ
- a CDS encoding Crp/Fnr family transcriptional regulator, with translation MGDQSRSSTGSPRAASAPRDPAALKRRYLSAIDIFRDLSPQQLNDVHQIFRMTSVPKGRIVFQPDETGEGMFILKSGGVQVYRISPEGKRFVVSTVEPGAFFGEMAFLGQSMYGSFAETTEASVLCAMSRYDIEQLMQRYPTVAVRMMQALSQRLSETETQLEDLALKSLAARLATFILRHTGDDDRQMLGLTHNDLAERVGTSRETATQALNELKADGLIGIGRKRIEILDREGLEAIAESY